The following are encoded together in the Fusarium keratoplasticum isolate Fu6.1 chromosome 1, whole genome shotgun sequence genome:
- a CDS encoding Protein phosphatase methylesterase 1, whose product MSDLQRAWAKSKYGMSNDIFNELDEEQETDQVPELPEPVDDDSSSASSASSVSSTGTVIPSPNQKLFARPQGVARGRTLEQIPWTTYFERELSLRSEQDSEVVYHAYLTSPVDKGPLFVMHHGGGSSGLSFAVVASEIKKRLPAAGILALDCRGHGSTVVPGDAALDLRLETLSTDLFNVIQLTKSEMKWPGMPPIVLVGHSLGGAVVTDLAKTGRLGTSVLGYVVLDVVEGSAIDALQSMHTYLSTRPSGFATLQAGIDWHVRSRTIRNSISARTSVPALLVFDENQDPTRPWRWRTNLGATQPFWEGWFVGLSKKFLEARGGKLLLLAGTDRLDTELTIGQMQGKYALQVFPEAGHFIHEDLPEKTAVSLVDFYRRNDRSTLVLPPKVSELLKQGKRV is encoded by the exons ATGAGCGACCTACAGCGAGCCTGGGCAAAGTCCAAGTATGGCATGTCcaacgacatcttcaacgagctggacgaggagcaggagaCTGATCAGGTCCCTGAACTTCCGGAGCCTGTGGACGACGACTCCTCGTCTGcatcctcggcatcgtccGTCTCCTCCACCGGCACCGTCATCCCATCGCCGAACCAGAAGCTATTTGCTCGACCTCAAGG AGTCGCCCGTGGTAGGACCCTCGAGCAGATCCCTTGGACCACCTACTTTGAGCGAGAGTTGTCCCTGAGGTCGGAGCAGGACTCCGAGGTGGTCTATCATGCCTACCTGACATCGCCAGTGGACAAGGGGCCACTGTTTGTAATGCACCATGGAGGAGGATCCTCTGGGCTGTCGTTTGCCGTGGTGGCTTCTGAGATTAAAAAACGACTGCCCGCGGCTGGCATTCTCGCCCTCGACTGCAGAGGTCACGGGTCGACGGTTGTACCGGGAGACGCGGCACTGGATCTGAGGCTGGAGACACTATCGACAGATCTCTTCAACGTCATCCAGCTGACCAAGTCTGAGATGAAGTGGCCAGGGATGCCCCCGATCGTGCTCGTGGGACACTCCCTTGGTGGAGCCGTCGTGACTGATCTGGCCAAGACGGGCCGGTTGGGAACATCAGTCTTGGGGTATGTCGTGCTGGATGTGGTGGAGGGCTCAGCCATCGATGCCCTGCAGAGCATGCATACGTACCTATCTACGAGACCCTCGGGATTTGCGACGCTGCAGGCAGGTATTGACTGGCATGTCCGATCGCGAACGATCCGCAACTCGATTTCTGCCCGGACGTCTGTTCCTGCACTGCTGGTCTTTGATGAGAACCAAGACCCGACGCgtccttggagatggcggacCAACCTGGGCGCAACGCAGCCATTCTGGGAAGGCTGGTTTGTCGGCTTGAGCAAGAAATTCCTCGAGGCTAGAGGAGGAAAACTGCTTCTGCTGGCTGGGACTGACCGACTTGACACTGAGTTGACCATCGGCCAGATGCAAG GGAAATACGCCTTGCAAGTCTTTCCGGAAGCGGGCCACTTCATTCATGAAGATTTGCCAGAGAAGACGGCTGTCTCGCTGGTGGACTTTTACCGCCGAAACGACCGGAGCACTCTCGTATTGCCCCCCAAGGTGTCGGAGCTGCTCAAGCAAGGGAAGAGAGTATGA